The following is a genomic window from Ethanoligenens harbinense YUAN-3.
CTGTGCGGACGTGGCTTGAACAGCGAAAGACGGCGTCTCTTTTCCCATCCGGGATAAGAGGCGCCGTCTTGCTGTATGACGAATTCTGTATTACGATGCGGTGAAATCGTGGATGGTGGCGGCCAGGTTCAGCCGGGGTATCTGTAGCGACTGCGGGCGGTTCTGTCCGTCCAGCACCAGTGTGAACGGCCCCGCCGCCGACTGCCCTTTCAGCACCGTGCTGACGCCCTGATGCGCGGCGGAGCCGCTCTTGGCCGCCGTTTCAAACGCGCCGAGCAGCGCGCTGCACACCGAGGACTGCGGCACCGAAGCCGGGTCCAGCTTCGCCTGCATGGCGCCGAACCGCACGCTCATCCCATCCTTATTGGAAAGAAAGGAAAGTTGCGAAAGCTCGGCGGGCCGCACGAACTGCACCGTGCTGCCGCCGTCGGCCAGGCGGACGATGTCCACGGTGTAATCGTGCCCGCTGAGCGTAACGTCCGCCGTACAGCTAAACGCACCCGACAAAGCCGAAGCCGCCTGTTTGCCAGCCGCCGCGTCTTTTGCGCGGCAGGACACAAACGCCGTGACAAACAAAAGCGCCGTGAGCACAAAGAGCAAAATCTCCACGGTTTTGCGCATGGAAAGACCCCTCTAACGCGACAGATCGCGGAATATTTGCGGGATCTCCGAAAACAGATCGGTGGGCAGCATGGCATATTGGGACTGCTTTTCCGCGCAGCGGTCGGCGGCAAGGCCGTGGATGTGCACAGCCGCGCAGGCCGCCAGGACCGGGTCGATACCTTGTGCGGCAAGGCCGGACGTCATGCCCGCCAGAATATCGCCGCTGCCGCCTTTGGCCAGCCCCGGATTGCCGGTGTTGTTTTGGAACAAACGGCCGTCCGCCGCCGCGATGAGCGTGCCCGCACCCTTGAGCACCAGCGTCACGCCGTTTTCGCGCGCGAAAGAGACGGCGCAGCCTTCCCTGTCCGCCTGCACCTCCGCCGCCGTTTTGCCGCAAAGCCTGCCCATCTCGCCGGGATGCGGCGTGAGCACGAGGTCTGCCCGGGATGCCCGCAATACATCTATATGCCCCGCGCAGGCATTTATGCCGTCCGCGTCCAGCACCACGGTGCCCCGCAGGCGGAGCAGCAGTTCGCGCACCAGCGCGGCGGTCTCGCTCTCCGGCGAAAGGCCGCAGCCGATAAGTACGCAGCTGCATTTCTCCGCGAACGCGAGGACTTCATCCAGCGCGGCCAGCGACAGCCCGCCCGCAGCGGTCTGCGGCAGCGGAAGAACCATCACTTCACTCATCCGCGCGGCCAGCACACCCCAGAGGACTTCCGGGACGCCCACCGTGACCAGCCCCGCCCCGCAGCGCGCCGCAGCCATGCCGGACATATACGCCGCGCCGGGATAGCGCCTGCTTCCGCACAGACAAAGCAGATGCCCGTAGCTGCCCTTGTTGCTGTCCGCCGTGCGCACCGGCAGGGCGCGGTCGAGCAGGGCGCGGTCGAGCAACTCGGTGGCATCCCGCGGCAGGCCCTCGTCCGGGATACCGATCTCCGCCAGCAGCAGCCTGCCGCAGTGCACGGAGGCCGGGGCTTTCATCTGCCCCTGTTTTGCCGCCGCGAACGTGATGGTAGCCGCCGCGCATACGGCGTGCGCGGCCGTCTCGCCGGTATCCGCATTTGCACCGCTGGGCATATCCAGCGCAAAAATGGGCCGGCCGCTCGCATTCATGGCGTCAAACAGCTCTGCACACGCCCCTTCCACCTCACCGTGGAAACCGGTGCCGAACACCGCATCCACCAGCATGCTGCTGCCGGTGAACGCCCGGCCGTACTCCGCGGAATCTTCCGTGTACCGCAGAACCGTCACCCCTTTTGGCAGTTTCCGAAACATGGCGACGGCCTCCTCGGTACGCGGCTCCCCGGCGGCCAGCACCACGGTGACCGTATGGCCCGCTTCGTGCAACCGGCGCGCCACCACAAAACCGTCCCCGCCGTTGTTGCCCGCGCCGCAGACCACGGCGCACACGGTTTTCTGCGCGAACGCTTCCAATACAATTTCCGCTATGATGCCCGCAGCCGCCGTTCCCGCGTTTTCCATGAGCCGGAGGGCGGAGATGCCATGCTCGATGGCATAACACTCTGCGGCCTTCATCTGTGCGACGCTGATGATCTTCATCGCTGCGTCCTCCTTTCCGCCACGGCAAACGCCATGGCGTGGGTCTGATCGTGCGTGATACTGACATGCAGCACCAGTCCCAGTTTCTCCGCAAGCGCGCGCGCCCGTCCGGAAAGTGCATAATAGGGTTTACCGGCGCCGTCCCGCAGCAATTCCACCTCATGCAGGGCGAAACCGCGCACCCCCGTGCCCAGCGCTTTCGCAAACGCTTCTTTTGCACAGAAATGCGCGGCATACGAACCCAGACTGTTTTTTTGCAGAAGGAGCGCCTGTTCCCGTTCTCCATACACGCGGGAAAGATCGCGGTGCCTCCCGAGCAAACGGCGTATCCGCTCCAGTTCCACCGTGTCTGCCCCCACGCCGTAAATCACAGCACGGCCCGCGGATTGGCCGCCCGCACGGCCTTTTGGATGCGCTCGTCGGGACTGAACAGCAGCAGGGTCCTGCCACCGCTCTTGCTGTCAACGATCAGATACCAGGTTCCGTCCTTGTCATGGGCGGACGCATCCACACGCTTGCGCACCTCGGCTTCGCCCAACTGCCGGCGGTGCGCCTCGTCGAAGGGAGCAAAGTGCTCAATGGCGCGCAGGTCGAGGGAAAGCAGACGGCGGCGCTTTTTCTGCGCGATGATCACGTCGATATCCAGATCAAAATTGGTTAAGATATATTCATATTCCAGTTCAAACCGCCGCAGGATCATCCAGCCGCCCCAAATGCAGAGCAACAGCGCCAAAATGCCGAACGTCGCCAGCAGTTGTGTGGCCACGCAGATGAAAAACAGCCCCAGCCCCAGCGCAATGGACGCCAGAACCACACCGATCTTCAGCGCGAGCGTGACACGGTCCGTCCGGCGTTTCACCAGGCATTCCACATACGTATCCAATAAAAGCCCTCCGATATGGTATCATTCTACAAAAACAGTATAGCATACCCGTTTTTTTTTTACAACCTGCGACATACTCCCCCGCCGATTTTCAAACGGCCTTGTATCCATTGCAAAGTCGTGCTATATTGTAAGCAGATTTCAGTCTGTCTACGCGATGCGGAAAGGATGTTGACGTATGCCAGATTTTGCAAACCCGTTTCAGGGGAATGTGGATCGCAAACTGACCAGGGACGAGCTGATCCAGGCCATCCGGTTGGACATTGCCGGCGAGCTGGAAGCCATCTATGTATACGATGCGCATGTGCAGGCGACCGACAGCCCCGAAGCCCGCGCCGTGCTCAGCGACATCCGCGACGAGGAAAGAACGCATGTGGGCGAGCTCATCACGCTGCTCCGGCACCTCGACCCGAAAGAAGCCAAGCTGTTCCTCAACGGCGAAACCGAGGTCAAGAAACTGCTGGAAGGGCTCGACAAGTCCGCCGGAGACTGAGGATCGTCCCGGTTTCCGCAAGCGCCCGCACCGTTTTCAAACAGAACAACAAAAAGCCATGCACGGGCCTTTGCAAAGGCCGGGTGCATGGCTTTTTTGTATGCGGGGACGGGCATACGGACGCCGCCGCTCCGCCAAGGCGCGAACCGGCTCTCAGAACTCGATCCCTCTGCGCGCCTGGATGCCCCGGTCATACGGATGCTTGACGCAGCGGATCTCCGAAACATAGTCCGCGCAGTCGATCAGCGCCTGGGGCGCGTCCCGCCCGGTGAGCACCAGTTCGACCCCCTTGGGCCTGCCGCGCACGCAGGCAAGCAGGGCCGCCGGGTCGAGCATGCCCGCGGAGGCCGCACCGATGGCTTCGTCCAGCACCACCAGGTCGTATTGGGGCAGCGCGGCGCACGCCTCCCGGAAGCAACGCTCCTGCCCTTCCCGGCAGACCGCCCGCTCTGCTTCATCCATGTAGGGGATAAATTTTTTCACATCGGTGCGCAATACACGGATGCCCAGCCTGCGCAGGGAATACAGTTCTCCGGTATCTCGCCCCTTGAGGAACTGCACGACCAGCACGCGCAGCCCCGCGCCCGCAGCCCGGCAGGCCAGCCCCATTGCCGCCGTGGTCTTGCCCTTCCCGTCGCCGGTATAGATATGCACCAGTCCCGTTTCCGCCATGCTTTGCTCCTCCCTGTTTTCCACCGAAGCGGATGCGTTGTTCCATCCAGTATACACCGCGCCGGACATATGGTAAATGCCCCGCCGGGGCGGCGGCGTTCTTCCCTCCGGGCGGTTGACGAACCGCGGCAATGCGTCTACAATGAAACTGGTTTCTTTCCCGGCCGCGGGGCCGCTATCCCGACATTTAAAAGAGGTAACACTGATGAACGAATACACATTCGACGACCTGCGCACGCCCGAAGGCGCCACCATTTTTACCGACGGCATCGGCGCGAACATTATGACCCGCATCCTGATCGAATCCAAAGCCCAAAAGGTCTGGGATATGGCCGAGGTAAAAAACCTGCCCTCGCTCAGCACCTTTGAGATACGGAAAATCATCACGCGGGTATTCGACAACTCCCTGGCCAAAAAAGGATACTTTGGCGCCGACGGCGGGGACGCGCTCAAGCTCAGCCATAACATCCGCAAAAAACTGATCTACGATTTTCTGGAACAGCGGCTTCATCCCAGCATTTTCCGCCTGTTCCACTCCGCTGTGCACGAACTGGAAAACCTGTCCTCCGGCCAGACGCTGTACCTCATCGCGCCGTTCGCCTACTGCCCCGTGGGCATCGGCTATTCCAAAGTGTATGCCAAGGCGTTCAGCCTGCTTTTGCAGTCGTCCATCCTGCTCGCCGCGTTCCGACGCTGCATCGACACCAATTTCAGGATTGACGACCCGCTCAGTGAGCTTTTATTCCGCCGACGCCTCTATACCATCAAGGCCGGCTGCGACTTCATCCCCATGGACAAAGTGGAGAACGCCTACCTGTACCGCGCAAGAATCGCCAAATGGAACTGGCTGCTGCGCAACCAGTATACCGATATCCTGCTGGAAAAACGACTGCCCCGCCACATGGGGGAAGCGGGCTTTTTCCGTCCGCGCATCTTTGCCGCCGTGCGCGACAAGCGGTACGGCCTTCCAACGGACACGTGGTACAGCGCGGATGTCGATGGACTACGCTGGGAAAACGGCGGCACCACCCTTTTCGTCACGCTGTATGATGTTGAGCGGCCCGACCGCGTCGTCGGCTCGGTCGATCTGGCCGACGTCATCTTTACCCTTATCGCCCAAGACGAGACATAAGCCTTTTGGCGCGGATCAATACGATATCGCCTAAACAGAGGAGTCCTGCCGATGGATCAAACGGATGCAAAAACCAAGTATTTTCACCTTCTTGCCGCCCAATACCCCTCGGTGCAGGATGTCTGCACCGAGATCATCAACCTGCAGGCCATCCTCAACCTGCCCAAGGGCACCGAGCATTTCATGAGCGACCTGCACGGGGAGTATGAGGCGTTTTACCACATCCTGAACAACTGCTCGGGCGTGGTGCGCGAAAAAGTGGACCTGCTGTTTGCCTCCACCATGTCGGAATCCGAGCGTTCCGAACTCTGCACACTCATCTATTATCCCCGCGAAAAGCTCAAGATGACCCGGGTGGACGGCAAAAACTCGCCCGCGTGGTACCGCTTCACGCTGCAGTGCATGATTGAGCTGGCCAAGATGCTTTCTTCCAAATACACGCGCTCCAAGGTCCGCAAGGCCATGCCGAAAGCATACGCCTACATTCTGGATGAGCTGCTGCACGCGCAGCCCGACGAGGACAACAACCAGCTGGTCTACCACGACAAGATCATCGACACCCTCATCGGGCTGGGCGGCGGCGACGCGTTCATTGAGGCGCTGGCCGTGCTCATCAAGCGGCTGGCGGTGGATCACCTGCACATCGTGGGCGACATCTTCGACCGCGGCCCCCGCCCCGACACCATTATTGAGTTCCTGATGGGCCACCACTCGTTCGACATCGAGTGGGGCAACCACGACATCCTCTGGATGGGCGCGGCGGCGGGCAGCGAAGCCTGCGTGGCCACCGTGGTGCGCAACAGCGTATCCCACCACAACATGGATGTGCTCGAGCGGGGCTATGCCATCAGCCTGCGTCCGCTCACCCTGTTCGCGCAGCGGGTCTACAGCGCGTATGACGACCCGAACGAAGCCGCCCTCCAGGCGATCTCGGTGATCCTGTTCAAGATTGAGGGACAGATCATCAAGCGGCACCCGGAATACCACATGGAAGACCGCCTGCTGCTGGACAAGATCCATTACGAAGCCAAGACCGTGCACGCCTACGGCAAAGACTGGCCGATGCGCACGGTGGATTTCCCCACGGTGGACCCCAAAGACCCCTATACGCTCACACCGGAGGAACAGGCCGTGCTTGCCGATCTGAAAAACGCGTTTCTGGAAAGTGAGCGGCTTGCCCGGCACATCCGCTTCCTGTATGAAACCGGCAGCGTCTACCTCTGCTTCAACCAGAACCTGCTGTTTCACGGCTGCATCCCGATGAACGAGCACGGGCAATTCGAAACGCTGTTCGTGGACGGCAACGCCTGCAAGGGCAAGGCGTATATGGACGCCACCGAGCGGGTGGCGCGCCGCGCCTATTTCGGCGACCGGGATCAGAGCAGTCTGGACTTCATGTGGTACCTGTGGTGCGGCAGCAAATCCCCGCTCTGCGGGCGCATCGTCAAAACATTCGAGCGCATGTGGGTCACCGACCGCGAAGCCTGGGTGGAACCACAAAACGATTATTATGTATACTGCCAGCAGAAAGCCTCCTGCCGTATGGTACTGCGCGAATTCGGTCTGTTCGGGGATTTCTGCCACATCATCAACGGCCACCTGCCCGTCAAGGTCATCCGCGGCGAGCGGCCGGTTAAGGGTGGCGGCGCGCTCATCACCATCGACGGCGGCTTTTGCCGCGCCTATCAGAAAACCACCGGCATCGCAGGCTATACCCTCATCTTCAACTCACACGGTCTGCGCCTGATGTCGCACCAGCCCTTCAAGGGAAAAGAGCATGTCCTGCACGAAAACGGCGACATGCAGTCCCAGTCGGAGGTGATTGCCACCGCGCCCAAACGGGTGCTGGTGATGGACGCCGACAACGGCCACGCCATCCGCGAACGCATCGCCGACCTGAAAGAACTGATGCGCATCTACCAGACCGAAGACCTGGACGGGCGCGTGTGATGGACGGCGGAGGTTACAGCGCGTGCCCGATCACATGTTCGATCTGGGTGGGCAGATGCAGCAGGCGGGCTTTCATGAAATCCGGCCGGAGCGGCAGCACGTCTACCCGAGCGAAATCGACCCACACAAACTCCAGATGCGGCGTGCCGTCCTTCTCCAGCTCTTTGGAAAAAAAGGTGCCGTCGGCGGGAATGGCGGGTTCCCCGTCGAACTCCACCAAATAATAGAATCCCAACTCGTGGAACGTTTTTCCTCTGTTGCGGAAAAAGTTTTCATGCACCACCAGCAGCCGGTCGATTTTGACCGGCTGCCCCATTTCCTCCTGAAATTCACGGCACAGCGCCTGCTCCGAATCCTCAAACGGCTCCACCCGGCCGCCCGGGAAGGCATAATAACCATCCTTTTCACTCCGGTGCAGCAGCACTTTCCCTTGCCGGCACAGCACACCGGCCACACGAAAATGAAAGATACCGCCCGGTATTTCAAAACGGATCATACGGCTCATCTCCTTTACATTTTGGATAGATTCACACAAAATACACGTCGAGTAAAGCAACGCGCCCGTGCGCAGGCAGGCAAATCGCCTCCTTGCGCACGGGCGCCCGAATGTTTGAAAAAATGCCGCGCAAACCCGCAGCTCAGGAATCGATATAAGACTGAATAAGCGTGTGCAGCAATTCGTCGCGGTCAAGCTTGCGTATGAGCGCCCGCGCATTGTTGTGCGTGGTGATATAGGTCGGGTCCTCGGAAAGCAGATAGCCCACGATCTGGTTGACGGGGTTGTATCCTTTTTCTTTCAGGGCGGCATACACAGCCGTGAGGATTGTTTTCATTTCCTTGCCTTTGTCCTCATGGATCGAGAAAATCATAGTCGGTTCATTTGGCTGCTCGTGCATAACAGCACCCCCTGTTAGAATTAGGATACCCTATACCGGACCAATTTGCAAGACCCAATCCAAAACATTTTACACGCGCAGGACCGCGCCAGCCTGCTCCAGCGCCGCGAGCATCTTCTGCACCGCCGCGTCAGCCTCCCTGTCGGTGAGGGTGTGGTCGGCCACGCGCAGCGTGACGGAGAACGCCACACTCTTTTTGCCCGCCTCGATCTGCTGCCCCTGATAGACATCGAACAGGTGAATGCTTTCCAGCTTATCTTTTGCCGCGCCGCGCATCGCTTTTTCCAGCGTGAGCACGGGGACGGACGCGTCGCAGAGCACGGCAATGTCCCGCGTGGTGGCCGGAAATTTCGGCAGCGGGTGGTATTCCGCGCTCGTGCGCGCATGGGCAAACAGTGTGGCAAAGTCGATCTCCGCCGCATAGGCCCGCACGCCGATCTCGTAGTTTTCCAGCACCTGCGGATGCACTTCGCCAAGCAGCGCCAGTTCCTCGCCGCCCGCCAGAATGCGCGCGCACCGACCGGGATGATAGTACGGCAGGTCGGTCACGCGCTCCACGTCGAACGCGTCGATGCCCGCACCCGCGAGGATGGCTTCCACCGCGCCCTTGAGCGTGAAGTAGTCCGTGCCCTCGCCATACAGGCCGATCTCGATCTTTTGGCGTTCATCCGGAAGTTCCTGCCCGACTTCGGGCAGGTAGACGGTGCCGGCCTCATACAGCGCCGCCTCCAAATTGCGGGCCGCGTAGTTGCGCGCCAGCACATCCAGCATGGAAGGCAGCAGCGTGGTGCGCAGGATGCTGGTTTCTTCCCCCAACGGGTTGGAAATACGCACGCTGTTGCGCATCGGGTCGCCCGCCGGCAGGCGGATGAGGTCGCAGGCGCGCGGGCTGAGGAACGAATAGGTCTCGATCCCGCTCAGCCCGGCCGCGCGGGCCACCTCGCCCATCCGTTTTTCAAAGCGCTGCTTGGCGTTCAGCCCGCCCTGCGTGGTGGCTCCCAATGTGACCGTGACGGGGATCTGGTTGTAGCCGTAGATGCGTGCCACTTCCTCGGCCACATCGGCCTTGTGCTCCACGTCCGCACGGAACGACGGCACATGCACCACCCCGTCCCGCACGGTGAATTCCAGTCGTTTGAGCGCGTCTTCCATGAACACCGGCGAAAGCGACGTGCCCAGAAACGCATTGATCCAATTCGGATCAAGCGCCACGGTCGTTTCCGTTTTGGCGCTGCGGTCGATATCCAGAGCGTCGTCGCAGACGACGCCCGCGTCGAGCAGCTCCACCAGTTCGCAGGCACGCGCGAGGGCAACCGGCGTGGCGGCGGCATTCAGCCCTTTTTCAAACCGTGCGGAGGCTTCGGTGCGCAGGCCCAGCTTCTTGGCGGCCAGACGCACATCCGGCCCGCTGAACATGGCCGATTCGAACACGATGGTATGGGTATCCGGCAGAATGCCGCTGCATTCACCGCCCATCACGCCCGCCACGGCCACCGGTTTCTCCGTATCCGCAATGACACAAATGGACGGGTCAAGCGCATGCTCCACGCCGTCGAGCGTGGTGATGCGCTCACCCTCCTCCGCCCGCCGCACCCGGATCGCGCCGCCCGCGATGGAGCGCACATCGAACGCATGGAGCGGCTGGCCGTATTCAAGCATGACATAGTTGGTGATGTCCACAATGTTGTTGATGGGGCGCACGCCCGCCGCGCGCAGGCGCTCCCGCATCCAGCGCGGCGACGGCTTGATGCACACCTGCTTCACCGCGCGCGCGCAGTACCGCGTGCAGAGCTCCGGTGCGTCGATCTGCGCGGAGAGCAGATCGGAGGTTTTGCCCGCGCCGCCGCGCACGGCCGGAACATGCACCCGGCGGAGCTTGCGGTATGTGGCGGCCGCCTCGCGCGCCAGCCCGATGACCGACAGGCAATCCGGGCGATTGGGCGTGATCTCAAATTCCACGACCACATCGTCCAGCCCGACGGCCTTGCGGATGTCCTCGCCGGGCGCGCAGTCCTCCCGCAGGATGAAGATGCCGTCTTCGGCCGCGTAAGGGAAATCCGCCTGTGAAAGCCCCAGTTCTCCCAGCGAGCACAGCATGCCGTCGGACATCACGCCCCGCAGCTTGCCGCTGTTGATCCGCTTGCCGCCCGGCAGCAGCGCACCATCCAGCGCGGCGGGCACCAGCGCGCCCACGAACACGTTCTGCGCGCCGGTGACGATCTGCACCGACACCGGCCCGCCGGCATCCACCCGGCAGATAAGCAGATGATCGGAATCCGGATGCTTTTCTATTGAAAGAATGGAGGCCACCACGACACCGCGGATCTCTTCACCCAGGGTCTCATAGCCTTCCACCTTCTGCCCGGTCATGGTCATATCTTCGGAAAACTGCCGCGGGGTGACGCCTTCCGGCACATCCACATGCTCCGCGAGCCATTTCATCGACAATTTCATCGTGTACCCTCCCCCTTAAAACTGATTTAGAAAACGCAGGTCGTTTTCATAGAACAGCCGCATGTCGTCGATGCCGTAGCGGCGCATGACCAGCCGCTCCAGCCCCATGCCGAATGCGAACCCGCTGTACTCCTCGGGATCGACGCCGCCGTTTTGCAGCACTTTCGGGTGCACCATGCCTGCGCCGAGCAGCTCGATCCAGCCCTCGCCTTTGCAGAGACGGCAGCCCTCGCCGTGGCAGGCGAAGCACATCGTGTCCATCTCGCAGGACGGCTCGGTGAACTGGAAATGATGCGGCCGGAAGCGCAGCACCGCGTCCTGCCCATACAGAGTTTTGGCAAACGTGACCAGCGTACCCTTGAGGTCGGCCATGGTAATGCCTTTGTCCACCACCAGCCCCTCGATCTGGTGGAACAGCGGGGAATGGGTGGCGTCGATGGCGTCGGAGCGGTAGACGCGGCCCGGTGCAATGATGCGAATGGGCGGTTTCTGCTTTTCCATCACGCGGATCTGCACCGGCGAGGTCTGGGAGCGCAGCAGGACATTCTCCGTGATATAGAATGTGTCCTGCGTGTCACGCGCGGGGTGGTTTTTGGGGATATTGAGCGCCTCGAAATTGTAGTAATCCAGTTCCACCTCGGGGCCTTCCGCAACGGAAAAGCCCATGCCGATGAAAATGTCCTGAATCTCATCCAGCACCAGCGAGAGCGGGTGCTGCGTGCCGATGGGGCGGCGCTTGCCGGGCATAGTCACATCAAGGGTCTCTTGAGCGATCTGCTCCTGCATCTGCCGCTCGCGCAGGGCGGCCGCGGCAGCCGCGATCTTGTCCTCGATGGACGCGCGCACCTCGTTGGCCAGCGCCCCGATCACCGGGCGCTCCTCCGCCGAAAGCTTGCCCATCTGCTTGAGAATGGCCGTCAGCTCCCCTTTTTTGCCCAGGAACCGCACACGCAGGGCTTCCAGCTCGCTGCTTTCCCGCACATCGGCGAACGCCTGCGCGGCCACCTGCGCGATGGTCTCCAACTGTTCTTTTATCAACCCGATCTACCTCCTGTGTAATCTTCATCCTGCAAAACGGCAAAATAAAAACGCCCCGCCCCTCCAAAGGGACGAAGGCGCGATTTTCCTCCGCGATACCACCCTGCTTTTTGCCATAGAGCAAACACTCCTGCGGCGGATAACGGCGCCTGCCGTCGCCGCCTACTGAGGAAAAAAGCCCTTTCCCGTTGAGCGGCGCCGCTCCAAAGCGAAACCCGGAAAGCCGGTGCCGCAAGGCCGCTTTCAGCCGCGGCGGCCTCTCTCTGTGCAGAACCATTGGCTTTCCGAAACTTTTTCACTGCGTTTCCAATGCAAGCATTAGGATAGCACAGTTTGCGCCCGATTACAAGCGCAAAACGGTAAAACCCCGGATTTTCAGCCTTCTTGGCCATACTCTGCACCATCTTCCTCGCTCCACACGCGTACGCAGT
Proteins encoded in this region:
- the acpS gene encoding holo-ACP synthase translates to MIYGVGADTVELERIRRLLGRHRDLSRVYGEREQALLLQKNSLGSYAAHFCAKEAFAKALGTGVRGFALHEVELLRDGAGKPYYALSGRARALAEKLGLVLHVSITHDQTHAMAFAVAERRTQR
- a CDS encoding fructose-bisphosphatase class III, with the protein product MDQTDAKTKYFHLLAAQYPSVQDVCTEIINLQAILNLPKGTEHFMSDLHGEYEAFYHILNNCSGVVREKVDLLFASTMSESERSELCTLIYYPREKLKMTRVDGKNSPAWYRFTLQCMIELAKMLSSKYTRSKVRKAMPKAYAYILDELLHAQPDEDNNQLVYHDKIIDTLIGLGGGDAFIEALAVLIKRLAVDHLHIVGDIFDRGPRPDTIIEFLMGHHSFDIEWGNHDILWMGAAAGSEACVATVVRNSVSHHNMDVLERGYAISLRPLTLFAQRVYSAYDDPNEAALQAISVILFKIEGQIIKRHPEYHMEDRLLLDKIHYEAKTVHAYGKDWPMRTVDFPTVDPKDPYTLTPEEQAVLADLKNAFLESERLARHIRFLYETGSVYLCFNQNLLFHGCIPMNEHGQFETLFVDGNACKGKAYMDATERVARRAYFGDRDQSSLDFMWYLWCGSKSPLCGRIVKTFERMWVTDREAWVEPQNDYYVYCQQKASCRMVLREFGLFGDFCHIINGHLPVKVIRGERPVKGGGALITIDGGFCRAYQKTTGIAGYTLIFNSHGLRLMSHQPFKGKEHVLHENGDMQSQSEVIATAPKRVLVMDADNGHAIRERIADLKELMRIYQTEDLDGRV
- a CDS encoding demethoxyubiquinone hydroxylase family protein translates to MPDFANPFQGNVDRKLTRDELIQAIRLDIAGELEAIYVYDAHVQATDSPEARAVLSDIRDEERTHVGELITLLRHLDPKEAKLFLNGETEVKKLLEGLDKSAGD
- the pheS gene encoding phenylalanine--tRNA ligase subunit alpha; this encodes MKEQLETIAQVAAQAFADVRESSELEALRVRFLGKKGELTAILKQMGKLSAEERPVIGALANEVRASIEDKIAAAAAALRERQMQEQIAQETLDVTMPGKRRPIGTQHPLSLVLDEIQDIFIGMGFSVAEGPEVELDYYNFEALNIPKNHPARDTQDTFYITENVLLRSQTSPVQIRVMEKQKPPIRIIAPGRVYRSDAIDATHSPLFHQIEGLVVDKGITMADLKGTLVTFAKTLYGQDAVLRFRPHHFQFTEPSCEMDTMCFACHGEGCRLCKGEGWIELLGAGMVHPKVLQNGGVDPEEYSGFAFGMGLERLVMRRYGIDDMRLFYENDLRFLNQF
- a CDS encoding NUDIX hydrolase, which produces MIRFEIPGGIFHFRVAGVLCRQGKVLLHRSEKDGYYAFPGGRVEPFEDSEQALCREFQEEMGQPVKIDRLLVVHENFFRNRGKTFHELGFYYLVEFDGEPAIPADGTFFSKELEKDGTPHLEFVWVDFARVDVLPLRPDFMKARLLHLPTQIEHVIGHAL
- a CDS encoding cob(I)yrinic acid a,c-diamide adenosyltransferase; protein product: MAETGLVHIYTGDGKGKTTAAMGLACRAAGAGLRVLVVQFLKGRDTGELYSLRRLGIRVLRTDVKKFIPYMDEAERAVCREGQERCFREACAALPQYDLVVLDEAIGAASAGMLDPAALLACVRGRPKGVELVLTGRDAPQALIDCADYVSEIRCVKHPYDRGIQARRGIEF
- a CDS encoding bifunctional ADP-dependent NAD(P)H-hydrate dehydratase/NAD(P)H-hydrate epimerase — protein: MKIISVAQMKAAECYAIEHGISALRLMENAGTAAAGIIAEIVLEAFAQKTVCAVVCGAGNNGGDGFVVARRLHEAGHTVTVVLAAGEPRTEEAVAMFRKLPKGVTVLRYTEDSAEYGRAFTGSSMLVDAVFGTGFHGEVEGACAELFDAMNASGRPIFALDMPSGANADTGETAAHAVCAAATITFAAAKQGQMKAPASVHCGRLLLAEIGIPDEGLPRDATELLDRALLDRALPVRTADSNKGSYGHLLCLCGSRRYPGAAYMSGMAAARCGAGLVTVGVPEVLWGVLAARMSEVMVLPLPQTAAGGLSLAALDEVLAFAEKCSCVLIGCGLSPESETAALVRELLLRLRGTVVLDADGINACAGHIDVLRASRADLVLTPHPGEMGRLCGKTAAEVQADREGCAVSFARENGVTLVLKGAGTLIAAADGRLFQNNTGNPGLAKGGSGDILAGMTSGLAAQGIDPVLAACAAVHIHGLAADRCAEKQSQYAMLPTDLFSEIPQIFRDLSR
- a CDS encoding IreB family regulatory phosphoprotein, which translates into the protein MHEQPNEPTMIFSIHEDKGKEMKTILTAVYAALKEKGYNPVNQIVGYLLSEDPTYITTHNNARALIRKLDRDELLHTLIQSYIDS
- the pheT gene encoding phenylalanine--tRNA ligase subunit beta; the encoded protein is MKLSMKWLAEHVDVPEGVTPRQFSEDMTMTGQKVEGYETLGEEIRGVVVASILSIEKHPDSDHLLICRVDAGGPVSVQIVTGAQNVFVGALVPAALDGALLPGGKRINSGKLRGVMSDGMLCSLGELGLSQADFPYAAEDGIFILREDCAPGEDIRKAVGLDDVVVEFEITPNRPDCLSVIGLAREAAATYRKLRRVHVPAVRGGAGKTSDLLSAQIDAPELCTRYCARAVKQVCIKPSPRWMRERLRAAGVRPINNIVDITNYVMLEYGQPLHAFDVRSIAGGAIRVRRAEEGERITTLDGVEHALDPSICVIADTEKPVAVAGVMGGECSGILPDTHTIVFESAMFSGPDVRLAAKKLGLRTEASARFEKGLNAAATPVALARACELVELLDAGVVCDDALDIDRSAKTETTVALDPNWINAFLGTSLSPVFMEDALKRLEFTVRDGVVHVPSFRADVEHKADVAEEVARIYGYNQIPVTVTLGATTQGGLNAKQRFEKRMGEVARAAGLSGIETYSFLSPRACDLIRLPAGDPMRNSVRISNPLGEETSILRTTLLPSMLDVLARNYAARNLEAALYEAGTVYLPEVGQELPDERQKIEIGLYGEGTDYFTLKGAVEAILAGAGIDAFDVERVTDLPYYHPGRCARILAGGEELALLGEVHPQVLENYEIGVRAYAAEIDFATLFAHARTSAEYHPLPKFPATTRDIAVLCDASVPVLTLEKAMRGAAKDKLESIHLFDVYQGQQIEAGKKSVAFSVTLRVADHTLTDREADAAVQKMLAALEQAGAVLRV